One window from the genome of Xiphophorus hellerii strain 12219 chromosome 16, Xiphophorus_hellerii-4.1, whole genome shotgun sequence encodes:
- the nubp1 gene encoding cytosolic Fe-S cluster assembly factor nubp1 has translation MCRKDTQAKMADVPENAPEHCPGTSSEEAGKSASCQGCPNQQLCASGATKAPDPAIEEIGEKLSVVKHKILVLSGKGGVGKSTFSAHLAHALASDSTKEVALLDVDICGPSIPRIMGLEGEQVHQSGSGWSPVYVDDNLAVMSIGFLLSSPDDAVIWRGPKKNGMIKQFLRDVNWGQLDYLVIDTPPGTSDEHLSIVQYLSSTNVDGAVIITTPQEVSLQDVRKEIRFCQKVKLPIIGVVENMSGFVCPKCKNTSQIFPPSSGGAEKMCADLNLPLLGKVPLDPRIGRSCDEGKSFLQEVPDSPAAEVYRRIVQSIQDYCSNRASDVQNAT, from the exons ATGTGTCGGAAGGACACTCAGGCAAAGATGGCAGACGTACCAGAAAACGCTCCAGAAC aCTGCCCAGGCACGTCAAGCGAGGAAGCAGGAAAGTCTGCATCATGCCAGGGCTGCCCCAACCAGCAGCTGTGTGCCTCTGGCGCTACCAAGGCCCCAGACCCTG CTATTGAAGAAATAGGGGAAAAACTGTCAGTGGTCAAACACAAGATCCTGGTGTTGTCAGGAAAAGGAGGAGTTGGGAAAAGCACCTTCAGCGCTCACCTGGCCCACGCTCTGGCAAGTGACAGCACCAAGGAG GTTGCACTACTGGATGTGGATATCTGTGGTCCATCCATTCCCAGGATCATGGGCCTAGAAGGAGAACAA GTTCATCAGAGTGGCTCTGGCTGGTCTCCGGTG TACGTCGATGATAACTTGGCGGTTATGTCAATCGGCTTCCTTCTCAGCAGTCCTGATGATGCTGTGATCTGGAGAGGGCCAAAGAAAAATG GAATGATCAAGCAGTTTTTACGGGACGTCAACTGGGGACAACTGGATTACCTAGTTATAGATACTCCACCCGGCACCTCTGATGAGCACCTGTCAATAGTTCAGTATCTCAGCTCCACCAATGTGGATGGAGCAGTCATCATCACCACACCACAG GAGGTCTCGCTCCAGGACGTCCGAAAAGAGATCAGGTTCTGTCAGAAGGTTAAGCTGCCCATCATCGGAGTTGTGGAGAACATGAGCGGCTTTGTGTGTCCCAAATGCAAG AACACTTCTCAGATCTTTCCCCCCTCCAGCGGCGGTGCAGAAAAAATGTGTGCAGACCTTAATCTACCTCTGTTAGGCAAGGTGCCACTTGACCCAAGGATAGGACGGAGCTGCGATGAGGGCAAATCGTTCCTCCAAGAAGTCCCCGACTCTCCTGCAGCTGAAGTCTACCGCAGGATTGTGCAAA GTATCCAGGACTACTGCTCCAACAGAGCGAGCGATGTGCAGAATGCAACATGA
- the ciita gene encoding MHC class II transactivator isoform X1, whose product MQELLEEVLMDLSYLNQDPLSSLSVYDCTLRSSDEKAELLSGASSEPPSDNESINKGNEESQEAWLQQVEESARRIAVPLWQNWDRGRGMLQTLLPCVPSGCSISDRMMLEGEAQSVVLDMEEEMELAAACSTLDTCVGDFECEELSFACDTDAGRSEREALHFSTLNGVAVFNTDDFRILAAARNASPVEACKATEGGYITQMLEGQFDVLCPVGKMADKVDDLFCFTADAPYQQCGTQSGLSETTFRDLLHSDVPEDSRTVLQDASLYSLTEILTDYLEDADMYNVDQDREFQEKTDLHCDAKMQEYDQDSSGLLDLVSGYISDLLWDDDYLASQLDPNVLFSHDLGPDCFDDIIQKSDTAVALEASDGANHSEQREQRKPTGKIKPERKRQRDALSTQCTDGNSRDSRVKRRKATEPPKTQEETAEPPAIHDAEAASVPAEPVGCLPTTPPGNLLVFPPQSANSIPIQFITIPDPSAYKVVQLSSSPPPLIRLPLPNTAATPTYIFVPNPSPTRKRQVPPLSPADGAVAPFLMSSFQPGSMSDTASKVTSPTAAPPSPTNEVSPCKESPKSPVVVEIPQAVRDYIQQSKIHMSQTCQYMEAGLRLNAHYVNVSVSRREIARSGKNTNRCLDKELIITGDIDLQKSSMGQSQIFDSLNGKRYNVLFGNAGMGKTTVIKKLCLDWSRDCIPQFDFVFLLDGKQLALTEPVHSLQTLLLSQSSFAPHCADPEGVYAQILAAPKRVLIVFDGFDELRHYEILLQTQKKELVASLQKDSKAQAFTVKQLFSSILQRVLLPGCTLLLATRPRGTASQLLRRADSFLEVCGFTPANVETYVSQYFSDPELRESALDSLKSSSYLNLLCWNPGLCHLVCTALEQCKSEDALPRTLTALCHKVLCLKMEKDRGSTESLLEAEKINTAGPVESTDISNNSPGRRVQKNNRTRPRAVACATSGNQRARKTKGQKKLDEENVCQDTNRTELLSQLCSIAWEGVKSNSSAVPKGRTVSTKLRAFSLRTGLLLSQSLMKRTPSRREEMEGGGEVNNGIEEVEDKENKEKGGNPQTSDECEDRILLWANPFLQSYMAAVHLSLSRTVTDHSFLQTLPFQMGAKGRRKPQREELELTQRIAAGLLFHNRTELQSLHSYSEAVFRDMVASKQALVMKHLEGLCFGDLNSTQILEACNYVYEASFTHQESGKDTSAKMLTRLALNLPELLTFRGVPLNPPDVFTVQNALRMGGAEGRSFCLDLEDTGIQICGLRSLVALNNINTYRACIADVVTLWEELEKRSDEGLLQGAVSKFKIHPLKATQVCHIEHLERLVSIHTSKRLSDSSGQSNSLLAEGVPAVKELYKLEFELDPENSPLALPKLWDLLPGLHNLQHLDVENSKIGDKGAEKLANALVSLRSLEVLNLSENCIGDQGVKKLALALKDLPKLHCLSLYSNVISDEGAESLAAVLPHMASLTDLDIKYNKMTDIGAQSLGASLRKCSKVKTLRMWNQCIPYGVFERLKQQDSRILWQ is encoded by the exons ATGCAGGAATTATTGGAAGAAGTTCTAATGGACTTGTCCTACTTGAATCAAGACCCTCTTTCCTCACTGTCTGTGTATGACTGCACTCTCAGATCCAGTGATGAAAAAGCAGAACTGCTGAGTGGTGCAAGCAGCGAGCCTCCTAGTGATAACGAAAGCATAAACAAGGGGAATGAGGAAAGTCAGGAGGCGTGGTTACAGCAGGTAGAGGAATCGGCAAGGAGGATAGCTGTTCCTCTATGGCAGAACTGGGACCGAGGGCGAGGGATGTTGCAGACCTTGCTGCCCTGTGTGCCAAGCGGCTGTTCAATAAGCGACAGGATGATGCTAGAGGGTGAAGCCCAGAGTGTCGTTTTGGACATGGAGGAGGAAATGGAGCTTGCAGCCGCTTGCAGTACGCTTGACACCTGCGTTGGCGACTTTGAGTGCGAAGAGCTAAGCTTTGCGTGTGACACAGATGCAGGCAGGTCAGAACGAGAAGCGCTCCACTTCTCTACCCTTAACGGAGTTGCTGTGTTCAACACGGACGATTTCAGGATCCTTGCAGCAGCAAGAAATGCCTCACCTGTTGAAGCCTGCAAAGCAACAGAGGGGGGATACATCACCCAAATGCTGGAGGGCCAATTTGATGTTCTGTGTCCAGTCGGCAAGATGGCAGACAAAGTGGATGACCTGTTCTGTTTTACGGCAGATGCACCATATCAACAATGTGGAACACAGTCAGGACTGTCTGAAACCACTTTCAGGGACCTGCTCCATTCAGATGTGCCTGAAGACAGCAGAACTGTTCTGCAAGATGCCTCTCTTTATAGTCTCACAGAAATATTAACAGATTATCTAGAAGATGCAGACATGTATAATGTAGACCAAGATAGGGAATTCCAAGAAAAGACGGATTTACATTGTG ATGCCAAGATGCAAGAATACGACCAGGACTCCTCGGGCCTGTTGGATTTAG TTTCAGGTTATATATCGGACCTTTTGTGGGATGATGACTATTTAG cttCTCAGCTGGATCCAAATGTGCTCTTCAGTCATGATCTGGGGCCTGACTGCTTTGATGACATCATCCAAAAGA GTGACACTGCTGTGGCACTGGAGGCCTCTGATGGCGCTAACCACAGCGAGCAGAGAGAGCAGCGGAAGCCAACGGgcaaaataaaacctgagagaaaaagacagagag ATGCCCTGTCTACACAGTGCACTGATGGAAATTCCAGAGACTCCAGAGTGAAAAGGCGAAAAGCAACAG AACCACCAAAAACCCAAGAGGAAACTGCTGAGCCACCTGCCATTCATG ATGCTGAAGCAGCGTCAGTTCCAGCAGAGCCTGTGGGATGCCTTCCCACCACTCCTCCAGGCAACCTCCTCGTGTTCCCACCTCAGTCAGCTAATTCCATTCCCATTCAGTTCATCACAATCCCAGACCCCTCTGCTTATAAGGTGGTCCAGCTttcctcctcccctcctccGCTTATTCGGCTCCCACTCCCGAACACAGCTGCTACGCCGACGTACATCTTCG TTCCTAATCCCTCTCCGACCCGCAAACGCCAGGTTCCACCGCTCTCTCCAG CGGACGGTGCAGTGGCGCCCTTTCTGATGAGTTCATTTCAGCCAGGTTCCATGTCGGACACAGCCAGCAAAGTCACGTCCCCCACCGCAGCTCCTCCGTCCCCCACAAACG AGGTATCCCCATGTAAGGAGTCGCCAAAGTCCCCTGTGGTTGTGGAAATCCCCC AGGCTGTGAGGGACTACATTCAGCAGTCAAAAATACACATGAGTCAGACTTGCCAGTATATGGAGGCAGGCCTGAGGCTGAACGCCCATTACGTGAACGTGAGTGTGAGCCGGAGAGAGATCGCTCGCTCTGGGAAAAACACGAATAGATGTCTGGACAAGGAGCTCATCATAACTGGAGATATAGACCTCCAAAAGAGCTCCATGGGGCAGAGTCAG atCTTTGACAGCCTGAATGGGAAACGCTACAACGTGCTGTTTGGCAATGCTGGCATGGGGAAAACAACTGTGATCAAGAAGCTGTGTCTCGACTGGTCCAGAGACTGCATCCCTCAGTTTGACTTTGTCTTTCTATTAGACGGCAAACAGCTCGCTTTAACAGAGCCTGTCCACAGCCTCCAGACGCTGCTGCTCAGTCAGTCCTCCTTCGCTCCACACTGCGCGGATCCTGAAGGAGTTTACGCTCAGATCCTCGCAGCTCCTAAAAGGGTGCTTATTGTTTTTGATGGATTTGATGAGCTGCGGCACTACGAAATTCTGCTCCAGACTCAGAAGAAGGAGTTGGTGGCCTCACTGCAAAAAGACAGCAAAGCCCAGGCCTTCACAGTGAAGCAGCTGTTTTCCAGCATTCTTCAGAGGGTCCTGCTTCCAGGCTGCACGCTCCTCCTCGCCACCCGCCCAAGAGGCACAGCAAGCCAGTTGCTCCGCCGCGCGGACAGCTTTCTGGAAGTCTGTGGCTTCACTCCGGCGAACGTGGAGACGTACGTTTCCCAGTACTTCTCCGATCCTGAACTTAGAGAATCTGCTTTGGACTCCTTAAAAAGCAGCAGCTACCTGAATCTCCTCTGCTGGAACCCGGGTCTCTGCCACTTGGTGTGCACAGCGTTAGAACAGTGTAAAAGTGAGGATGCCTTACCAAGAACTTTAACTGCACTCTGTCATAAGGTCCTCTgcttgaaaatggaaaaagacagAGGAAGCACAGAGTCACTTCTTGAGGCTGAGAAAATAAACACGGCTGGACCCGTGGAAAGTACAGACATTTCTAACAATTCTCCAGGGAGAAGAGTACAGAAAAATAATCGCACAAGGCCCAGAGCGGTAGCATGCGCTACTTCTGGTAACCAAAGAGCAAGGAAGACGAAGGGACAGAAGAAACTGGATGAGGAGAATGTTTGCCAGGACACCAACAGAACAGAGTTGCTGTCCCAGCTTTGCTCTATAGCCTGGGAGGGGGTGAAATCCAACTCATCTGCTGTTCCCAAAGGACGAACTGTCTCCACCAAACTCAGAGCCTTCAGCTTGAGGACGGGCCTGCTACTTTCTCAGTCCCTCATGAAAAGAACACCTTCCAGAAGAGAGGagatggagggaggaggagaagtTAACAATGGGATAGAAGAAGTGGAGGACAAAGAGAACAAGGAAAAGGGAGGGAACCCACAAACGTCTGATGAATGTGAAGATAGGATCCTGTTGTGGGCTAATCCTTTCCTTCAGAGTTACATGGCTGCTGTCCATTTGTCTTTGTCAAG GACTGTGACAGACCACTCCTTTCTCCAGACCCTGCCTTTCCAGATGGGTGCCAAAGGCCGACGGAAACCTCAGAGGGAGGAGCTGGAGCTGACGCAGAGGATCGCTGCAGGCCTCCTGTTCCACAACAGGACAGAGCTACAGAGTCTTCATTCATACTCGGAAGCAGTCTTCAGAGACATGGTTGCCAGTAAGCAGGCTTTGGTGATGAAACACCTAGAAGGTCTGTGCTTTGGGGATTTGAATTCAACTCAGATCCTGGAGGCGTGCAACTACGTCTACGAAGCAAGTTTCACGCACCAAGAGAGTGGGAAGGACACCAGTGCCAAAATGCTGACCCGATTGGCATTAAATCTCCCTGAACTCCTAACATTCCGGGGCGTTCCCCTCAACCCGCCGGATGTGTTCACAGTACAAAACGCTCTCAGGATGGGTGGAGCTGAGGGCAGGAGTTTCTGTTTGGATCTGGAAGACACTGGGATACAGATCTGTGGACTTAGATCGCTAGTGGCCCTCAACAACATCAATACCTACAg GGCCTGCATAGCAGACGTCGTCACCCTGTGGGAGGAGCTGGAGAAGAGGAGCGACGAAGGTCTCCTGCAAGGAGCGGTGTCCAAGTTCAAGATCCATCCTCTGAAAGCCACTCAGGTCTGTCACATAGAGCACCTGGAAAGGCTCGTCAGCATACACACCAGCAAGAGGCTCTCGGACAG CTCCGGCCAATCAAATTCCCTCCTGGCAGAAGGGGTGCCAGCAGTCAAAGAGCTGTACAAGCTGGAATTTGA GCTTGACCCAGAAAACAGTCCCTTGGCTCTTCCCAAACTGTGGGACCTTCTCCCTGGGCTCCATAACCTGCAGCACTTGGA CGTGGAAAACAGTAAGATCGGAGACAAAGGAGCAGAGAAACTGGCAAATGCATTAGTCTCTCTTCGCTCACTGGAAGTACTAAA tttgtccGAGAACTGCATAGGTGACCAGGGTGTGAAGAAGCTAGCTCTCGCCTTGAAGGACCTGCCCAAACTGCACTGTTTAAG TCTGTACAGTAACGTGATTTCTGACGAAGGGGCAGAGAGTTTAGCAGCTGTCCTCCCACACATGGCTTCGCTTACAGACCTCGA
- the ciita gene encoding MHC class II transactivator isoform X2: MQQSTAESSEDLSGIQRDSADAKMQEYDQDSSGLLDLVSGYISDLLWDDDYLASQLDPNVLFSHDLGPDCFDDIIQKSDTAVALEASDGANHSEQREQRKPTGKIKPERKRQRDALSTQCTDGNSRDSRVKRRKATEPPKTQEETAEPPAIHDAEAASVPAEPVGCLPTTPPGNLLVFPPQSANSIPIQFITIPDPSAYKVVQLSSSPPPLIRLPLPNTAATPTYIFVPNPSPTRKRQVPPLSPADGAVAPFLMSSFQPGSMSDTASKVTSPTAAPPSPTNEVSPCKESPKSPVVVEIPQAVRDYIQQSKIHMSQTCQYMEAGLRLNAHYVNVSVSRREIARSGKNTNRCLDKELIITGDIDLQKSSMGQSQIFDSLNGKRYNVLFGNAGMGKTTVIKKLCLDWSRDCIPQFDFVFLLDGKQLALTEPVHSLQTLLLSQSSFAPHCADPEGVYAQILAAPKRVLIVFDGFDELRHYEILLQTQKKELVASLQKDSKAQAFTVKQLFSSILQRVLLPGCTLLLATRPRGTASQLLRRADSFLEVCGFTPANVETYVSQYFSDPELRESALDSLKSSSYLNLLCWNPGLCHLVCTALEQCKSEDALPRTLTALCHKVLCLKMEKDRGSTESLLEAEKINTAGPVESTDISNNSPGRRVQKNNRTRPRAVACATSGNQRARKTKGQKKLDEENVCQDTNRTELLSQLCSIAWEGVKSNSSAVPKGRTVSTKLRAFSLRTGLLLSQSLMKRTPSRREEMEGGGEVNNGIEEVEDKENKEKGGNPQTSDECEDRILLWANPFLQSYMAAVHLSLSRTVTDHSFLQTLPFQMGAKGRRKPQREELELTQRIAAGLLFHNRTELQSLHSYSEAVFRDMVASKQALVMKHLEGLCFGDLNSTQILEACNYVYEASFTHQESGKDTSAKMLTRLALNLPELLTFRGVPLNPPDVFTVQNALRMGGAEGRSFCLDLEDTGIQICGLRSLVALNNINTYRACIADVVTLWEELEKRSDEGLLQGAVSKFKIHPLKATQVCHIEHLERLVSIHTSKRLSDSSGQSNSLLAEGVPAVKELYKLEFELDPENSPLALPKLWDLLPGLHNLQHLDVENSKIGDKGAEKLANALVSLRSLEVLNLSENCIGDQGVKKLALALKDLPKLHCLSLYSNVISDEGAESLAAVLPHMASLTDLDIKYNKMTDIGAQSLGASLRKCSKVKTLRMWNQCIPYGVFERLKQQDSRILWQ, encoded by the exons ATGCAGCAAAGTACAGCAGAGAGTTCAGAGGACCTGAGCGGCATCCAGAGAGACTCGGCAG ATGCCAAGATGCAAGAATACGACCAGGACTCCTCGGGCCTGTTGGATTTAG TTTCAGGTTATATATCGGACCTTTTGTGGGATGATGACTATTTAG cttCTCAGCTGGATCCAAATGTGCTCTTCAGTCATGATCTGGGGCCTGACTGCTTTGATGACATCATCCAAAAGA GTGACACTGCTGTGGCACTGGAGGCCTCTGATGGCGCTAACCACAGCGAGCAGAGAGAGCAGCGGAAGCCAACGGgcaaaataaaacctgagagaaaaagacagagag ATGCCCTGTCTACACAGTGCACTGATGGAAATTCCAGAGACTCCAGAGTGAAAAGGCGAAAAGCAACAG AACCACCAAAAACCCAAGAGGAAACTGCTGAGCCACCTGCCATTCATG ATGCTGAAGCAGCGTCAGTTCCAGCAGAGCCTGTGGGATGCCTTCCCACCACTCCTCCAGGCAACCTCCTCGTGTTCCCACCTCAGTCAGCTAATTCCATTCCCATTCAGTTCATCACAATCCCAGACCCCTCTGCTTATAAGGTGGTCCAGCTttcctcctcccctcctccGCTTATTCGGCTCCCACTCCCGAACACAGCTGCTACGCCGACGTACATCTTCG TTCCTAATCCCTCTCCGACCCGCAAACGCCAGGTTCCACCGCTCTCTCCAG CGGACGGTGCAGTGGCGCCCTTTCTGATGAGTTCATTTCAGCCAGGTTCCATGTCGGACACAGCCAGCAAAGTCACGTCCCCCACCGCAGCTCCTCCGTCCCCCACAAACG AGGTATCCCCATGTAAGGAGTCGCCAAAGTCCCCTGTGGTTGTGGAAATCCCCC AGGCTGTGAGGGACTACATTCAGCAGTCAAAAATACACATGAGTCAGACTTGCCAGTATATGGAGGCAGGCCTGAGGCTGAACGCCCATTACGTGAACGTGAGTGTGAGCCGGAGAGAGATCGCTCGCTCTGGGAAAAACACGAATAGATGTCTGGACAAGGAGCTCATCATAACTGGAGATATAGACCTCCAAAAGAGCTCCATGGGGCAGAGTCAG atCTTTGACAGCCTGAATGGGAAACGCTACAACGTGCTGTTTGGCAATGCTGGCATGGGGAAAACAACTGTGATCAAGAAGCTGTGTCTCGACTGGTCCAGAGACTGCATCCCTCAGTTTGACTTTGTCTTTCTATTAGACGGCAAACAGCTCGCTTTAACAGAGCCTGTCCACAGCCTCCAGACGCTGCTGCTCAGTCAGTCCTCCTTCGCTCCACACTGCGCGGATCCTGAAGGAGTTTACGCTCAGATCCTCGCAGCTCCTAAAAGGGTGCTTATTGTTTTTGATGGATTTGATGAGCTGCGGCACTACGAAATTCTGCTCCAGACTCAGAAGAAGGAGTTGGTGGCCTCACTGCAAAAAGACAGCAAAGCCCAGGCCTTCACAGTGAAGCAGCTGTTTTCCAGCATTCTTCAGAGGGTCCTGCTTCCAGGCTGCACGCTCCTCCTCGCCACCCGCCCAAGAGGCACAGCAAGCCAGTTGCTCCGCCGCGCGGACAGCTTTCTGGAAGTCTGTGGCTTCACTCCGGCGAACGTGGAGACGTACGTTTCCCAGTACTTCTCCGATCCTGAACTTAGAGAATCTGCTTTGGACTCCTTAAAAAGCAGCAGCTACCTGAATCTCCTCTGCTGGAACCCGGGTCTCTGCCACTTGGTGTGCACAGCGTTAGAACAGTGTAAAAGTGAGGATGCCTTACCAAGAACTTTAACTGCACTCTGTCATAAGGTCCTCTgcttgaaaatggaaaaagacagAGGAAGCACAGAGTCACTTCTTGAGGCTGAGAAAATAAACACGGCTGGACCCGTGGAAAGTACAGACATTTCTAACAATTCTCCAGGGAGAAGAGTACAGAAAAATAATCGCACAAGGCCCAGAGCGGTAGCATGCGCTACTTCTGGTAACCAAAGAGCAAGGAAGACGAAGGGACAGAAGAAACTGGATGAGGAGAATGTTTGCCAGGACACCAACAGAACAGAGTTGCTGTCCCAGCTTTGCTCTATAGCCTGGGAGGGGGTGAAATCCAACTCATCTGCTGTTCCCAAAGGACGAACTGTCTCCACCAAACTCAGAGCCTTCAGCTTGAGGACGGGCCTGCTACTTTCTCAGTCCCTCATGAAAAGAACACCTTCCAGAAGAGAGGagatggagggaggaggagaagtTAACAATGGGATAGAAGAAGTGGAGGACAAAGAGAACAAGGAAAAGGGAGGGAACCCACAAACGTCTGATGAATGTGAAGATAGGATCCTGTTGTGGGCTAATCCTTTCCTTCAGAGTTACATGGCTGCTGTCCATTTGTCTTTGTCAAG GACTGTGACAGACCACTCCTTTCTCCAGACCCTGCCTTTCCAGATGGGTGCCAAAGGCCGACGGAAACCTCAGAGGGAGGAGCTGGAGCTGACGCAGAGGATCGCTGCAGGCCTCCTGTTCCACAACAGGACAGAGCTACAGAGTCTTCATTCATACTCGGAAGCAGTCTTCAGAGACATGGTTGCCAGTAAGCAGGCTTTGGTGATGAAACACCTAGAAGGTCTGTGCTTTGGGGATTTGAATTCAACTCAGATCCTGGAGGCGTGCAACTACGTCTACGAAGCAAGTTTCACGCACCAAGAGAGTGGGAAGGACACCAGTGCCAAAATGCTGACCCGATTGGCATTAAATCTCCCTGAACTCCTAACATTCCGGGGCGTTCCCCTCAACCCGCCGGATGTGTTCACAGTACAAAACGCTCTCAGGATGGGTGGAGCTGAGGGCAGGAGTTTCTGTTTGGATCTGGAAGACACTGGGATACAGATCTGTGGACTTAGATCGCTAGTGGCCCTCAACAACATCAATACCTACAg GGCCTGCATAGCAGACGTCGTCACCCTGTGGGAGGAGCTGGAGAAGAGGAGCGACGAAGGTCTCCTGCAAGGAGCGGTGTCCAAGTTCAAGATCCATCCTCTGAAAGCCACTCAGGTCTGTCACATAGAGCACCTGGAAAGGCTCGTCAGCATACACACCAGCAAGAGGCTCTCGGACAG CTCCGGCCAATCAAATTCCCTCCTGGCAGAAGGGGTGCCAGCAGTCAAAGAGCTGTACAAGCTGGAATTTGA GCTTGACCCAGAAAACAGTCCCTTGGCTCTTCCCAAACTGTGGGACCTTCTCCCTGGGCTCCATAACCTGCAGCACTTGGA CGTGGAAAACAGTAAGATCGGAGACAAAGGAGCAGAGAAACTGGCAAATGCATTAGTCTCTCTTCGCTCACTGGAAGTACTAAA tttgtccGAGAACTGCATAGGTGACCAGGGTGTGAAGAAGCTAGCTCTCGCCTTGAAGGACCTGCCCAAACTGCACTGTTTAAG TCTGTACAGTAACGTGATTTCTGACGAAGGGGCAGAGAGTTTAGCAGCTGTCCTCCCACACATGGCTTCGCTTACAGACCTCGA